In the Bacillota bacterium genome, one interval contains:
- a CDS encoding SocA family protein, which translates to MEKALGSRRADSVPEKISRILLSLYSRHGESLRGRRRPDLDRLAEMAVFFAAKCPGIAKSKLLKMLWYSDFLCYRRTLCSMSGAVYCHNYFGPVPLAHDLVVAYMERMQFIALKPQSYGEVEGERVEPVAEFEADLFSPEELKVLEDVLRKFKSCSATALGKMSHEERAYTETQLGEPISYEFALTLKAIE; encoded by the coding sequence GTGGAGAAGGCACTTGGTTCCCGCCGAGCAGATAGTGTGCCCGAGAAGATCTCGCGGATCCTGCTAAGCCTGTACTCGCGGCATGGAGAGTCGCTACGGGGAAGGCGTAGGCCTGATCTGGACAGACTCGCCGAAATGGCGGTCTTCTTTGCGGCCAAGTGCCCCGGCATCGCGAAATCGAAGTTGCTTAAGATGCTGTGGTATTCGGATTTCCTCTGCTATAGACGGACGCTTTGCTCCATGAGCGGCGCGGTATACTGCCACAACTACTTTGGGCCTGTTCCGCTAGCCCACGACTTGGTCGTGGCCTACATGGAGCGGATGCAGTTCATTGCCCTCAAGCCGCAGAGTTACGGCGAGGTCGAAGGAGAGAGGGTCGAACCTGTTGCGGAGTTCGAGGCCGATTTGTTTAGCCCTGAGGAGCTGAAGGTTCTCGAAGACGTCCTCCGGAAGTTCAAGAGTTGCAGCGCCACCGCGCTCGGAAAGATGAGTCACGAGGAGAGGGCCTACACAGAGACGCAGCTCGGTGAGCCGATATCTTACGAGTTCGCCCTGACGCTGAAAGCTATCGAGTAG